A window of the Chryseobacterium arthrosphaerae genome harbors these coding sequences:
- a CDS encoding DUF2795 domain-containing protein: MYWTLELASYLSDAPWPMTKAELIDYAIRTGAPMEVVENLQAIEDEGEIYESIEEVWSDYPTDEDFLWNEDEY; the protein is encoded by the coding sequence ATGTACTGGACATTAGAATTAGCTTCATATCTAAGTGACGCACCTTGGCCAATGACAAAAGCAGAGCTTATTGACTACGCAATCAGAACTGGTGCACCTATGGAAGTAGTGGAAAACCTTCAGGCAATCGAAGATGAAGGAGAAATTTATGAATCTATTGAGGAAGTGTGGAGTGACTACCCTACCGATGAGGACTTCCTTTGGAACGAGGACGAATATTAA
- a CDS encoding GDP-mannose 4,6-dehydratase, producing MTYLVTGGSGFIGSHLIEQLLRNGHSVINIDNFDSFYSYQVKIKNTLESIGEIPNFEFSDKETDIQHLISLTKSDQYSLYYQDIRDLKGLETIFKNHSIDMVIHLAALAGVRPSIERPLEYEEVNVRGTMNLWELCKEFNIRKFICASSSSVYGNNEKIPFAETDNVDNPISPYAATKKSGEILGHVYHNLYHIDMIQLRFFTVYGPRQRPDLAIHKFTRLISEGTEIPFYGDGNTARDYTYIDDIIDGILKSILYLENHSGVYEILNLGENQVVPLSEMVTTIENALGKSATKKILPMQPGDVTKTNADITKAKTLIGYQPATDFQNGIKKFVEWFLRKRH from the coding sequence ATGACTTACCTTGTAACAGGAGGCAGCGGGTTCATTGGTTCACATTTAATTGAGCAATTATTAAGAAATGGACATTCTGTCATAAACATTGACAATTTTGATAGTTTCTACAGCTATCAGGTAAAAATTAAAAATACTTTAGAGTCAATCGGTGAAATTCCGAATTTTGAATTCTCTGACAAAGAGACAGATATTCAGCACTTAATTTCCCTCACTAAGTCTGATCAATATTCTCTTTATTATCAGGATATCCGGGACCTAAAAGGACTTGAAACGATCTTTAAAAACCATTCCATTGACATGGTCATTCACCTGGCTGCCCTTGCAGGAGTACGCCCTTCTATTGAAAGGCCTTTAGAATATGAAGAAGTGAATGTGAGAGGCACCATGAATCTCTGGGAACTATGCAAAGAATTCAATATCAGAAAATTCATTTGTGCTTCCTCTTCAAGTGTTTACGGGAACAATGAAAAAATCCCCTTTGCCGAAACGGACAATGTAGACAATCCCATCTCTCCTTATGCCGCTACCAAGAAAAGCGGAGAAATACTCGGGCATGTTTATCATAACCTATACCATATAGATATGATACAGCTCAGGTTCTTTACAGTCTATGGTCCGAGACAAAGACCGGATCTTGCCATACACAAATTCACCCGCCTTATTTCAGAAGGAACGGAAATCCCTTTCTACGGCGACGGAAACACAGCCAGGGATTATACCTATATAGATGATATTATTGACGGGATCCTGAAATCAATCCTTTATCTGGAGAACCATTCCGGGGTTTATGAAATTCTCAATCTTGGTGAAAACCAAGTTGTGCCTTTATCTGAGATGGTCACTACCATAGAAAATGCCCTTGGAAAATCTGCCACGAAAAAAATTCTGCCAATGCAGCCGGGAGATGTCACAAAAACCAATGCAGATATCACAAAAGCAAAGACTTTAATAGGGTATCAACCCGCGACAGACTTCCAAAATGGCATAAAAAAATTTGTGGAATGGTTTTTGAGAAAACGACATTAA